The following are from one region of the Aspergillus chevalieri M1 DNA, chromosome 1, nearly complete sequence genome:
- a CDS encoding uncharacterized protein (COG:S;~EggNog:ENOG410Q2DN;~TransMembrane:6 (o21-45i52-75o81-104i116-140o160-178i199-224o)), with product MSTAAIPDNVEFAYNDKVQKYIFSAFAGVVWYNAIELIVVCFVTFRRYRGCYFWSLLVSSFSLIPHTLGYIFLLFPLGISPWLSVTFVLVPWCGMVTGQSLVLWSRLHLVLQSPKVLWAVLCMVIVDAIALHTPVFVLMYGIISPKADQFIRGYDIMERIQLVGFCVQELVLSGIYIFETAKLLRLRPEQRHRQILIHLLIINIFILILDFAVVGTEYAGYYAVQVMFKPVAYSIKLKLEYAILGKLVEIARGASSDTWASSSPRDGIFSGHGIRLGSGGGASDHLQEVDSTAALPEVYATDSPFPRCVKDHG from the coding sequence ATGTCGACCGCGGCAATCCCCGATAACGTGGAGTTCGCATACAATGATAAAGTCCAGAAGTACATCTTCTCGGCTTTCGCCGGTGTTGTGTGGTATAATGCCATCGAACTCATTGTTGTGTGTTTCGTTACGTTCCGACGATACCGGGGATGCTACTTCTGGAGTCTACTCGTCTCTTCCTTCAGCTTGATTCCCCACACGCTGGGTTACATCTTTTTACTCTTTCCTTTGGGAATCTCGCCATGGCTCTCCGTCACATTTGTCCTGGTGCCATGGTGTGGAATGGTAACGGGGCAATCGCTGGTACTCTGGTCGCGGTTGCACCTGGTGCTGCAATCCCCAAAAGTTCTCTGGGCCGTGCTCTGCATGGTCATAGTCGACGCCATTGCCTTGCATACGCCCGTCTTTGTGCTTATGTATGGCATTATCTCGCCCAAAGCCGATCAGTTTATCCGTGGTTATGACATTATGGAGCGCATCCAACTGGTCGGATTCTGCGTCCAGGAGTTGGTGCTCTCGGGAATATACATATTCGAAACGGCCAAGCTCCTTCGACTACGCCCCGAGCAACGTCATCGACAGATCCTCATCCATCTATTGATTATcaacatcttcatcctcatcctcgatTTCGCCGTCGTCGGTACCGAGTACGCGGGCTATTATGCAGTGCAGGTCATGTTCAAACCGGTCGCCTACAGCATCAAGCTCAAGCTGGAATACGCCATCCTTGGCAAATTGGTTGAAATCGCCCGGGGTGCCAGTTCGGATACCTGGGCATCTTCGAGTCCTCGAGACGGTATATTTTCTGGCCATGGTATACGACTGGGAAGTGGTGGCGGAGCATCCGACCATTTACAGGAGGTCGACTCTACGGCTGCACTCCCCGAGGTGTATGCAACAGACAGTCCTTTCCCTAGATGCGTGAAAGATCATGGTTGA
- a CDS encoding deoxyribodipyrimidine photo-lyase PHR1 (COG:L,T;~EggNog:ENOG410PGC3;~InterPro:IPR036155,IPR005101,IPR006050,IPR002081, IPR018394,IPR036134,IPR014729;~PFAM:PF03441,PF00875): MPPKKRTTSSPSGSPANKRGRLDLSDPHPNAQQAEEFGIVLRDFYPPEMSNERCDAYNNGTLERPIETLQRAYEDTADVRKSIQPKNAVVHWFKTDLRLHDNRALYMAYEIARDNKIPLICLYILSPEDLAAHLISPARVDLTLRTLVQLERDLGELDIPLYMETQDKRKDIPSRILDLCQRWGVSNLFTNIEYEVDELRRDAKLVRLCADNGIKFEAAHDTCVVTPGALHSQQGTQYAVYTPWYRTWVSFLQENPEYLEVVEEPGSNPDDARRHFGDLFDSQVPTAPSNKRLSDEEKAHLEQLYPAGEHEALRRLEDFLEEKGTSYDDLRNLPAAKSTSVLSPYFASGSLSARTAVSMAKKANRNRLNSNESGYASWISEVAWRDFYRHVLVHWPYICMNKCFKPEFTNLEWEYDRDHFSAWCEGKTGYPIVDAAMRQLKNDAWMHNRTRMVVSSFLSKDLLIDWRRGERYFMEHLIDGDFASNHGGWGFGSSTGVDPQPYFRIFNPSRQSERFDADGEYIRHWVPELRDIKGSAIHEPYERGAGAVAEKNGYPKPIVEHSESRDRALNRYKRATQSK, from the exons ATGCCGCCGAAAAAGCGCACGACATCCAGCCCCTCCGGAAGTCCTGCCAACAAACGAGGCAGGCTCGATCTGTCAGATCCCCATCCTAACGCCCAACAAGCTGAAGAGTTTGGCATTGTTCTGCGGGATTTCTATCCTCCGGAGATGAGCAACGAGCGTTGTGACGCCTACAACAATGGCACCCTGGAGCGCCCGATTGAGACTTTGCAGAGAGCGTATGAAGACACGGCGGACGTGAGGAAGTCGATACAACCAAAAAATGCTGTAGTGCATTGGTTCAAAACAGACCTACGGCTACACGATAACCGGGCTCTGTATATGGCGTATGAGATAGCGCGGGATAACAAGATCCCGCTCATCTGCTTGTATATACTCTCACCGGAAGATCTGGCGGCTCATCTTATTAGTCCCGCCCGCGTCGACTTGACCCTCCGGACATTGGTGCAGTTGGAGCGGGACCTAGGGGAACTTGATATTCCGCTGTACATGGAGACACAGGACAAGCGTAAAGATATTCCCAGTCGTATTCTTGATCTCTGTCAGCGCTGGGGAGTAAGCAACTTGTTTACCAATATCGAGTACGAAGTTGATGAACTGCGGCGGGATGCAAAGCTGGTGCGACTTTGTGCGGACAACGGTATCAAGTTCGAAGCAGCCCACGACACTTGTGTTGTCACCCCAGGTGCCCTTCACAGCCAGCAGGGAACACAGTACGCTGTGTACACTCCGTGGTATCGCACATGGGTTTCTTTTTTACAAGAAAATCCAGAGTATCTCGAGGTTGTGGAGGAGCCGGGATCCAATCCTGACGACGCGCGGAGGCACTTTGGAGACTTATTCGACAGTCAGGTTCCTACGGCACCGAGCAACAAACGTTTATCTGATGAAGAAAAAGCGCATCTGGAACAACTGTACCCGGCAGGCGAGCACGAAGCTCTTCGCCGGCTCGAGGACTTTCTGGAGGAGAAAGGAACGTCGTACGACGATTTGCGGAACCTGCCAGCCGCGAAGAGCACCTCCGTACTCAGTCCATACTTCGCATCCGGCTCGTTGAGTGCCAGAACGGCTGTGTCTATGGCAAAAAAGGCCAACCGCAATCGACTGAATTCCAATGAGTCTGGGTATGCTTCATGGATTAGCGAGGTTGCATGGCGAGACTTTTATCGGCATGTGCTTGTCCATTGGCCTTACATATG CATGAACAAATGCTTCAAACCCGAATTCACCAATCTCGAGTGGGAGTATGACAGAGATCACTTTAGCGCCTGGTGTGAAGGCAAGACTGGATACCCTATTGTCGATGCTGCTATGCGACAGTTGAAAAACGACGCTTGGATGCACAACCGCACTCGCATGGTTGTGTCTTCCTTTTTATCGAAGGACCTTCTAATCGATTGGCGCCGCGGAGAGCGATATTTTATGGAACATCTGATCGATGGGGACTTCGCATCGAACCACGGAGGATGGGGATTCGGCTCTAGCACAGGCGTTGATCCTCAGCCGTACTTCCGTATCTTCAACCCATCCCGCCAGAGTGAACGGTTCGACGCGGATGGCGAGTACATCCGGCACTGGGTACCGGAGCTGCGAGATATCAAGGGATCAGCAATTCACGAACCGTACGAACGAGGGGCAGGCGCTGTTGCAGAGAAAAATGGATACCCCAAGCCAATCGTCGAGCATTCGGAAAGCCGAGATCGAGCGTTGAATCGGTACAAGAGAGCGACGCAGAGCAAGTAA
- a CDS encoding uncharacterized protein (COG:K;~EggNog:ENOG410Q2S7;~InterPro:IPR036864,IPR007219,IPR001138;~PFAM:PF00172,PF04082;~TransMembrane:1 (o728-748i);~go_function: GO:0000981 - DNA-binding transcription factor activity, RNA polymerase II-specific [Evidence IEA];~go_function: GO:0003677 - DNA binding [Evidence IEA];~go_function: GO:0008270 - zinc ion binding [Evidence IEA];~go_process: GO:0006351 - transcription, DNA-templated [Evidence IEA];~go_process: GO:0006355 - regulation of transcription, DNA-templated [Evidence IEA]), with the protein MNTAQAGDQQQNTAPGITDDPSNGSASGKKRWRRNRIACDSCHSRRVRCDRAFPCSRCLRNETRCEFTRELRKRGRIARSKQAGLDTANGASDRRAVERNNMKTVSPTRDRNTSPTGSAHHRSPTTNDPTVAPAPSVDGHRGLGPEANATEEWLSSTHLSSESYGFLNGAGWRDGSLPRMLDFWNGVDFAGQSAQTPSASKMAPIAQTPGSSSTSTSLKYPVLQPLMPFLEGTLSRRLVFDLLELYFTSAFSTHMHPVCHHIHCYVLRKASFLTTDTPRPTSPALLASMLWVAALDDRAFALAISPPQRKKICQFLCALTIRLLRPLIHASFKEQDSSAPRDVPYAAVGPECPPVATMHHPSTGTGDDRGLVGPAGSLDDVITYIHVASIISSSEQKAASMRWWHAAFTLARELKLNQEIEVVPDMDSNPEGSSPPFDDFLPGWGGIDTGNWTDTFNPARPSLNCVCDRGRDWQGTLTEEHREERRRTWWLLYIMDRHLALCYNRPLALLDAESEDLLLPLDEGTWQAGNVHSNSPKSDGPQCPLSGEKNRRRLFPNFICHDHSIFGFFLPLMTITGELIDLNQARNHPMLGLRVQGKEAWDIHISEVLRQLEIYKASLTTFAAAAATDPEVPVSAAFPSDPKTDRPPVMDPSLSQAYSWHTQTVIAYASYLVHVLHILLVGKWDPVSLIEDKDFWTSSPAFASTISHALDAADSADQILRFDPDVSFMPYFFGIQLLQGSFLLLLIVERLQKEAGEGILNACEVMIRATESCVVTLNTEYQRNFRQVMRSAVAQARGRPVDHSEIRRRRKAVLALYRWTRKGTGLAL; encoded by the exons ATGAATACAGCCCAGGCGGGGGATCAACAGCAGAACACGGCCCCAGGAATAACCGATGACCCTTCCAACGGCAGCGCCTCCGGTAAGAAACGATGGAGACGCAACCGGATAGCCTGCGACTCGTGTCATAGCCGTCGCGTGCGATGCGACCGGGCCTTCCCATGTTCACGCTGCCTGCGCAATGAGACCCGATGCGAATTCACACGAGAACTTCGGAAGCGCGGGCGGATTGCACGATCGAAGCAGGCGGGGCTGGATACCGCCAATGGCGCATCGGACAGGCGTGCTGTTGAGCGCAACAATATGAAAACAGTGTCGCCGACGAGGGATAGAAATACGTCCCCAACGGGTAGTGCTCACCATCGATCACCTACGACAAACGACCCGACTGTGGCACCCGCCCCCAGCGTCGATGGGCATCGTGGACTGGGGCCGGAGGCGAATGCTACGGAAGAATGGCTGTCATCGACACATCTGTCTTCGGAATCTTATGGGTTTTTGAACGGCGCGGGTTGGAGGGATGGTTCTCTGCCACGAATGTTGGACTTCTGGAACGGAGTCGACTTTGCTGGTCAAAGTGCTCAGACTCCCTCGGCTTCAAAGATGGCACCCATCGCGCAGACGCCGGGGTCGTCTTCGACCTCAACATCGCTCAAATACCCTGTGTTACAACCATTGATGCCATTTCTAGAGGGCACTTTATCCCGACGACTGGTCTTTGACCTTTTGGAGCTCTACTTTACCAGCGCGTTCTCTACTCATATGCACCCGGTCTGCCATCACATCCACTGCTATGTCCTACGAAAAGCGTCCTTCTTGACAACCGATACTCCCCGGCCAACCAGCCCGGCGCTGTTGGCAAGTATGCTCTGGGTAGCAGCTCTGGACGACCGCGCCTTTGCTTTAGCCATTTCCCCGCCGCAGCGTAAAAAGATCTGTCAGTTCTTATGCGCGCTGACCATCCGACTGCTGCGGCCATTGATCCATGCTTCTTTTAAAGAACAGGACAGCTCTGCACCTCGCGATGTGCCTTATGCTGCCGTCGGTCCAGAATGCCCACCTGTAGCTACCATGCACCATCCCTCTACAGGAACTGGAGACGACCGGGGCCTAGTAGGCCCGGCTGGCTCTCTGGACGACGTCATTACCTATATTCACGTTGCCTCGATCATCTCCTCCAGTGAGCAAAAGGCGGCTAGTATGAGATG GTGGCATGCAGCATTTACCTTGGCCCGTGAGTTGAAATTGAACCAGGAGATTGAGGTGGTACCAGATATGGACAGTAATCCAGAAGGATCGAGCCCACCCTTCGACGACTTCTTGCCCGGCTGGGGCGGCATCGATACCGGGAACTGGACCGACACCTTCAATCCGGCGCGTCCTAGCTTAAACTGCGTTTGCGATCGCGGACGTGACTGGCAAGGTACCCTCACCGAAGAACATCGCGAGGAGCGCCGCCGGACGTGGTGGCTGCTATACATAATGGACCGCCATTTGGCACTTTGCTATAACCGACCGCTGGCCCTGCTCGATGCTGAGAGCGAGGATCTCCTGCTCCCTTTGGATGAAGGTACATGGCAGGCAGGCAATGTTCACAGCAATAGTCCCAAGTCAGACGGTCCTCAATGTCCACTTTCTGGCGAGAAGAACCGGCGACGTCTGTTTCCCAACTTCATTTGCCATGATCACTCGATTTTcggcttctttcttcctctcatGACGATAACAGGCGAGTTAATCGACCTGAATCAGGCGCGAAATCATCCCATGCTTGGGCTGCGAGTGCAGGGGAAGGAAGCCTGGGATATTCACATCAGTGAAGTCCTGCGACAACTCGAAATATACAAGGCCAGCCTCACGACCTTCGCTGCTGCGGCGGCTACCGACCCAGAAGTGCCTGTGTCGGCAGCCTTTCCCTCAGATCCCAAAACGGACCGACCGCCCGTCATGGATCCGTCGCTTTCTCAGGCATACTCGTGGCATACGCAGACTGTTATCGCTTATGCATCTTATCTAGTGCATGTCCTTCATATCCTCTTAGTCGGGAAGTGGGACCCCGTGTCACTCATCGAGGACAAGGACTTCTGGACATCGTCGCCCGCATTTGCGTCCACCATTTCCCACGCTCTCGACGCAGCCGACTCCGCAGACCAGATTTTACGATTCGATCCTGATGTTAGTTTCATGCCATACTTCTTCGGCATCCAGCTTCTCCAAGGCAGCTTCCTGCTCCTGTTGATCGTGGAACGTCTGCAAAAGGAAGCTGGCGAGGGAATCCTGAACGCTTGTGAAGTGATGATCCGTGCCACAGAGTCCTGCGTCGTAACTCTTAACACCGAATACCAGAGGAATTTCCGGCAGGTAATGCGGAGTGCCGTGGCCCAGGCTCGCGGACGTCCTGTTGATCATAGTGAGATTCGTCGACGACGTAAAGCAGTATTGGCTCTTTATCGATGGACGCGGAAAGGGACTGGGTTGGCTCTATGA
- a CDS encoding Zn(II)2Cys6 transcription factor domain-containing protein (COG:S;~EggNog:ENOG410PVFN;~InterPro:IPR036864,IPR001138;~PFAM:PF00172;~go_function: GO:0000981 - DNA-binding transcription factor activity, RNA polymerase II-specific [Evidence IEA];~go_function: GO:0008270 - zinc ion binding [Evidence IEA];~go_process: GO:0006355 - regulation of transcription, DNA-templated [Evidence IEA]) — protein sequence MADGAGSSQEKEDDKDQFGAAEPARKNNARKKTRPTYSCLQCHKRKVKCDRVKPCGACCLRGTPSECEYGNSKQDRQFIEQSTVIENLLQSCETLKQELEETRRQAKLPPVKQEDETPFPHNVDSFDAGSSGKLGQRRALVHSGTQTDSQSHSLPSSPATILRKASSPQDLQKEKKNLSDPTLARALIELFVERLIREFSPANASNFGGTIRLRQAADMRVFSPMLCNAFEAASLTFAGSRQQNRSLEMVGHARYIRVLRQLQSALYHPEKSQATDALTVVLLSTIIEAFKQSSKDSILKHQLGGLQLLQSRTPYRHRYGLERSLFVDLRLYWVTAAIALRKPTFLASREWLTVPWLGDSAPKDILHRVLDIAVDIPAYLSEVDTFTSMLKNATASTELIALQTTIWDKATEIEGRLQLWETTCVRPYPDGGPWEALEPIPVADFPVFECRDLSSLEIFTPRDLVYPDLLLATSMCYFWAMRLMISSTDGGLPSILTMQDRYKSACNICRSMKYYVQNIPGSLVSRMIFVLQTAYGSFADGTIEKQFVRDLFLYIGRRFQFPVFSKQPTSQAND from the exons ATGGCAGATGGTGCTGGATCGAGTCAGGAGAAAGAGGACGACAAGGATCAATTCGGCGCCGCTGAACCCGCCAGGAAAAATAATGCACGAAAGAAAACTCGACCCACATATTCCTGTTTGCAATGCCATAAACGCAAAGTCAAG TGCGATAGAGTAAAGCCATGTGGCGCCTGCTGTCTGCGGGGAACGCCTTCCGAGTGTGAATATGGCAACAGCAAGCAGGACCGCCAGTTTATTGAGCAGTCTACTGTCATTGAGAATCTGTTGCAATCCTGCGAAACCCTGAAGCAAGAACTCGAGGAGACCCGGAGGCAAGCCAAGCTCCCTCCCGTTAAGCAGGAGGACGAAACACCATTCCCTCATAATGTAGACTCGTTTGATGCTGGAAGTTCCGGTAAACTCGGTCAACGGAGAGCGCTGGTTCATTCTGGCACCCAGACAGATTCGCAGAGCCATTCCTTGCCGTCAAGCCCGGCCACAATATTGAGAAAAGCAA GCTCGCCACAAGATTtgcagaaggagaagaagaatctATCAGATCCGACACTGGCCCGCGCACTGATTGAATTATTTGTTGAACGATTGATCAGAGAATTCAGTCCCGCAAATGCATCCAACTTCGGCGGTACAATTCGGTTACGCCAGGCAGCTGACATGCGAGTCTTTTCCCCCATGCTTTGCAACGCCTTCGAGGCAGCCTCTTTAACGTTCGCCGGGAGTCGTCAGCAGAACCGGTCTCTGGAGATGGTAGGACATGCCCGGTATATCAGGGTGTTGCGACAACTTCAGAGTGCGCTCTATCATCCCGAGAAAAGCCAAGCAACCGACGCTTTAACCGTAGTGCTCTTGTCGACGATCATCGAG GCTTTCAAACAAAGTTCCAAGGACTCCATTTTGAAACATCAGCTGGGAGGTCTCCAGCTCTTGCAATCACGCACGCCTTACCGGCACAGATATGGGCTTGAGCGGTCGCTTTTTGTCGACCTCCGACTCTACTGG GTCACAGCCGCTATAGCTTTACGAAAACCGACCTTTCTGGCTTCGCGGGAATGGCTGACTGTCCCATGGCTGGGGGACAGTGCTCCGAAGGACATCCTGCATCGAGTGCTGGACATTGCTGTCGATATCCCTGCATATCTCTCGGAAGTGGATACCTTTACGTCCATGTTGAAGAATGCCACTGCATCAACTGAGCTAATCGCATTGCAAACTACGATCTGGGACAAGGCTACCGAGATCGAAGGGCGACTACAACTATGGGAAACCACATGTGTCCGACCTTACCCTGACGGGGGTCCATGGGAAGCACTTGAGCCAATACCCGTAGCGGACTTCCCTGTGTTCGAATGCCGTGATTTAAGCAGCCTTGAGATTTTCACTCCGCGGGACCTGGTCTACCCGGATCTTCTTCTCGCAACGTCCATGTGCTATTTTTGGGCCATGCGTCTCATGATTTCGTCCACAGACGGAGGTCTACCTAGCATCCTGACCATGCAGGACCGCTACAAATCGGCCTGCAACATTTGCCGCAGCATGAAATATTACGTCCAAAACATCCCGGGCTCCCTCGTATCTCGCATGATCTTTGTCCTGCAAACAGCCTACGGAAGCTTCGCAGACGGCACGATCGAGAAACAATTCGTCAGGGACCTTTTCCTCTATATAGGTAGAAGATTTCAGTTCCCGGTTTTTTCGAAACAACCCACCTCGCAAGCTAATGATTGA
- a CDS encoding uncharacterized protein (CAZy:PL1;~COG:G;~EggNog:ENOG410PKQN;~InterPro:IPR012334,IPR002022,IPR011050;~PFAM:PF00544;~SECRETED:SignalP(1-20)) — protein MAFFRSLLATTALLSAYANAEGVQGTAFGFASGTTGGGDASPAAPSDIAELKSWLSDDTPRVILIDKEFNFLGTEDTCDDCECCIPDSNSCGSSGQNAIKTDGSDWCGNYPTTTCTYDNAGLEGLTVASDKSIVGVGSAGVLRGKGLRLTSGVENIIIQNIHITELNPQYIWGGDAITLDGTDKIWIDHVKVSLVGRQMFVSGYDSSGSVTISNSEFDGRTSWSASCDGHHYWSVLGYGKNDKVTFANNYIHHTSGRSPKVEFANHWHAYNNYWYNNTGHAFDVGENSNVLIEGNVFAQVDTPSEPDSGKIFAVTSSDQSACKSALGRNCVANSFVSSGNLTTSDQSVLSNWPSGEAKADVMDVSKVASYVVANAGVGKLGGSASASSTVGAASSATPSASASTVKRFGIPFVPVYSQAGPGASSMPALPSFTWKTVGTPKPTLPAPAGFGSRPQAF, from the exons ATGGCCTTCTTCCGTTCCCTTCTTGCCACGACCGCTCTTTTGAGTGCCTACGCCAACGCTGAAGGTGTCCAGGGCACCGCATTTGGCTTTGCCAGTGGCACCaccggtggtggtgatgcaaGCCCTGCCGCCCCCAGTGATATTGCCGAGTTGAAGAGCTGGTTGAGCGACGACACTCCCCGTGTGATCCTTATCGACAAGGAGTTCAACTTCCTCGGCACTGAGGACACCTGCGACGACTGCGAGTGCTGCATCCCTGACTCTAACAGCTGTGGCAGCTCCGGCCAGAATGCCATCAAGACTGACGGTTCCGACTGGTGCGGCAATTACCCAACAACCACTTGCACCTACGACAACGCTGGTCTCGAAGGTTTGACGGTTGCTTCGGATAAGTCCATCGTTGGTGTTGGTAGCGCTGGTGTCCTTCGCGGCAAGGGCCTGCGTTTGACCAGCGGTGTTGAGAACATTATCATCCAGAACATCCATATCACGGAGCTCAACCCGCAATACATCTGGGGTGGTGATGCTATCACCTTGGACGGTACTGACAAGATCTGGATTGACCACGTCAAGGTTTCTCTGGTCGGTCGCCAGATGTTCGTctctggatatgactcga GCGGCAGTGTCACCATCTCTAACAGCGAATTCGATGGCCGCACCAGCTGGTCTGCCTCATGCGATGGCCACCACTACTGGAGTGT GCTCGGTTACGGAAAGAACGACAAGGTGACATTCGCCAACAACTACATTCATCACACCTCTGGCCGCTCCCCTAAGGTCGAGTTCGCCAACCACTGGCATGCCTATAACAACTACTGGTACAATAACACTGGCCACGCCTTTGATGTTGGCGAGAACTCCAACGTCTTGATCGAGGGTAATGTCTTTGCCCAGGTCGACACTCCCTCCGAGCCGGACTCCGGCAAGATCTTTGCTGTCACCAGCTCCGACCAGTCCGCTTGCAAGTCGGCTCTGGGCCGTAACTGCGTGGCCAACTCTTTCGTCAGCTCAGGCAACCTCACCACCAGCGACCAATCCGTTCTCTCCAACTGGCCCTCCGGCGAAGCCAAGGCAGACGTCATGGATGTTAGCAAGGTGGCCTCGTACGTCGTCGCTAACGCTGGTGTCGGcaagctgggtggttctgcTAGTGCTTCCAGCACTGTTGGTGCCGCCTCGAGTGCTACCCCGTCCGCTTCGGCTAGTACGGTCAAGAGATTTGGCATTCCTTTCGTCCCTGTCTACTCTCAAGCTGGTCCCGGTGCTTCGTCTATGCCTGCCCTGCCTTCCTTTACCTGGAAAACCGTGGGTACCCCGAAGCCTACTCTTCCCGCTCCTGCTGGTTTCGGCAGCCGGCCGCAGGCTTTCTAG